The Hippocampus zosterae strain Florida chromosome 11, ASM2543408v3, whole genome shotgun sequence genome includes the window GCTCCGCCAAACCAACGTCGTCTCTCACTCAActgctcttttttggggggggatcagATAAAACTATCAAATTGTGGAAAATAAGTGAACGAGACAAGCGAGCGGAAGGCTACAACCTGAAATATGAAGACGGTCGACTTATAGACCCCTTTAGAATCACGTCTTTACGGGTACGTCCGCTTTCACTTGCCCCACCTTGTTGTCtctctttttatttgattttatttttttttggggggggggctgagccgTCCTAACGTGTGCCTTTGCGGCTGCTTTGCAGGTACCGGTGCTAATGCCGATGGATCTCATGGTAGAAGCCAGCCCGCGGAGGATCTTTGCAAACGCGCACACCTATCACATTAATTCCATTTCTGTAAATAGTGACCATGAAACGTACCTCTCTGCAGATGACCTAAGAATAAATTTATGGCACTTGGAAATCACAGACAGAAGTTTTAGTATCCTTTTTGCTACGGCTGCGGAGATTCTTAGTCGtcatccggggggggggggggggggggtggaaatctGCAATGCTGCATCGGGGGAAATCCGGACTCTTGTTTGTTGAAGACGCGACGCCTTGAATCCAAAAGGAATCTTCGGTTCTTAATGTTATAAGTGCGGAGTGTCTCCGCGGTTGTGGTCACAATGGGGCGTTTGGTGTTGATGTCCGTCCGCCAAGAAAAGGGCAACGACACCTCGAGTCTGAGGACGGAGCGGGAGGCGGAATGTGCTGGCCCCTTTCCTTTTGTCGACTCTGAAACGCAAAGAACATTCAGACACTGAAAGTTGAATACATTGGCGAGacatttaaattgatttttgatacGGGCCTCAGGGGCCAGGTATGACTGTGAAgccatcaaaatatttttttatcatcaTATTAGCACAAAATTGATGGaaaatgtttggggaaaaaaaactgaagtcgGTGATAAGAGTTGTCCAAGTTACTGTTAAAAAAGTGCTTGTTAattgaaacaaataaatgccGTATCACCTGACATCTTTATTTCTTACATTTGCAACTGTGAAATTTTAGCAAGAATCATGGAAGCTGATGAACAAAATTTGCTTGACCTTGACCCCTGGCCGGGcccgagtttgacaccggtgggAGATGGAGACACTACACGCTTCTAAATTTAGAACCGAATAATTTTTTGGAGTCCAGTCGCCTCTTtcatcctgttttgtttttttgttttttcttctgtcagctgttttattttatattatgacACTCTGGGGCTGCTGGTTGTCACCTTtaacccccgccaccccctcccAGATATTGTAGACATCAAGCCGGCAAATATGGAGGAGCTGACAGAAGTCATCACGGCAGCCGAGTGCCACCCCCACCAATGCAATGTATTTGTGTACAGCAGTAGCAAAGGCACGATCCGGCTGTGCGACATGCGAGCGGCGGCGCTCTGCGACCGCCACTCCAAGTGTGAGTGGCCGTCAGCGCGCCAGcattctgtccttttttttttttttcccccagttgtAATTTTAATGGATCAATTGTAGTCTTCGAGGAGCCCGAGGATCCGAGCAGCCGCTCCTTCTTCTCCGAGATCATCTCGTCCATCTCAGACGTGAAGTTCAGTCACAGCGGGCGCTACATGATGACACGTGACTACCTCTCTGTCAAAGTTTGGGACCTCAACATGGAGAATCGGCCAGTGGAGACGTATCAGGTGTGTTTGCAGATATTCCCCCTTCGCTCCCCCAATTTTTTGGGATTATtcacagtgttgtttttttgccaaaCCAGATTATGTGTTACTGATGAAATGTGTGAAGTGTTcgtgggcaattttttttttttttgggtgttcgGCACTGTAGGAAAGGAACTCTGTCGTAAACTGAGGATCCCCTTAAATTCAGCAAATGAGATATAATTCAGTTGCTCCaaaaaataaaggtttttatttttatgaaaaaatTTCATATTAAAAATATCATAATAAATTTTTAAAGGTCTCAATTTGCTGTATGGTTTTGTTTGCCCTTCAGGTCCACGAGTACCTTCGCAGCAAACTGTGCTCCCTGTATGAAAACGACTGCATCTTTGACAAGTTTGAGTGCTGCTGGAATGGCAGTGACAGgtctgtacttttatttttatttaaatttttttgaccACGCTCGTGCTTCCCAACCACTGCCGGAGACCacgaaatgatccaatttcacattcattttccttTTCGTGAAAAGTAATTCATGTGCTGCTGTGAACATAATAACATGGATATTTGTGATGGATTTTTagagagcggcccggtagtccagtggttagcacgtcggcttcacagtgcagaggcactgggttcgattccagctccggcctccctgtgtggagtttgcatgttctccccgggcctgcgtgggttttctccgggtgctccggtttcctcccacattccaaaaatatgcgtggcaggctgattgaacactctaaattgtccctaggtgtgagtgtgagtgcgcatggttgttcgtttctgtgtgccctccgattggctggcaaccgattcagggtgtcccccgcctactgcccggagacggctgggatgggctccagcaccccgcgacccttgtgaggatcaagcggctcggaagatgaatgaatgaatgaataccatCCCTGCATACTTtccatgcatttattttgatgTAAGCACACCTTTTAACTTATTGCTTATGACGCGTCATCCACTCTCTTGCTCACACATTCTCCAAATACGGTGTATAAATTCACTGTGTAAGTGACACCTAACGCAAAAGaatatttcaaccccaaaatttGTCACCTTGACCAACACCGGCTAGTTTAATGTGGTTAAGGTTATAGACGGGCTCACGGAAATTAGCAGAGCTGTGTATAATACTTGGAAATAACAAATAAGTGCTGCTTTAATTTGTTCACGGCAGTAACACCCCACCGAGAGGGTGAAACACCAAAATGGACCAATTAAGCCGTTTCATTTGACGAAGGTTGGCTAAtttataaagcaaaaaaacatccTAGAAAGGCTAACAGAGATGAGTGTTTTGTGAAAAACATGTcggtccatttttgtcatttaaaaaaaaccaacatccattaactgtgatttttttttttatgacaaattgGTTGTTTTCAAGACCAGCGACGAGATTGTTATCGTAACTTGAAGCCCAATTGGAGCGTCAACACACTGAGCATACATTAATAATCACAGGCAGACAGGAAGTCAGTAGGCATAGGTGTAACCTTGTCtgccgagccgcttctcctccacgttgaGAGGAGCATCTGATGAGGATGCCTCCTAGACGCCTCCtgcctggtgaggtgtttcagGCTCCTCCCACCAGCAGGAGGCCCCCGTgaacgacccaggacacgctagaGAGAcgatgtctcccagctggcccggtgacgcctcggga containing:
- the ppp2r2d gene encoding serine/threonine-protein phosphatase 2A 55 kDa regulatory subunit B delta isoform, giving the protein MAGVAGGNDFQWCFSQVKGAIDEDVAEADIISTVEFNYSGELLATGDKGGRVVIFQHEQESKNRPHLRGEYNVYSTFQSHEPEFDYLKSLEIEEKINKIRWLPQQNAAHFLLSTNDKTIKLWKISERDKRAEGYNLKYEDGRLIDPFRITSLRVPVLMPMDLMVEASPRRIFANAHTYHINSISVNSDHETYLSADDLRINLWHLEITDRSFNIVDIKPANMEELTEVITAAECHPHQCNVFVYSSSKGTIRLCDMRAAALCDRHSKFFEEPEDPSSRSFFSEIISSISDVKFSHSGRYMMTRDYLSVKVWDLNMENRPVETYQVHEYLRSKLCSLYENDCIFDKFECCWNGSDSAIMTGSYNNFFRMFDRNTRRDVTLEASRESSKPRATLKPRKVSTGGKRKKDEISVDSLDFNKKILHTAWHPKENVIAVAATNNLYIFQDKIN